In Brachypodium distachyon strain Bd21 chromosome 5, Brachypodium_distachyon_v3.0, whole genome shotgun sequence, the genomic window TTACTAGTGTGTTCATTCATTTATTTAAGGTCCCTAATTACACactttgttaaaaaaaatccacacaCTTTGTTCAAGATGTGTATAAGTTTTCATTATTCAGtttatgttttttgtttgactTTTTATGATTGTTAACTTGATTACTTTTGTTTGAACGAGCATCTCAGGGGATGTGGGAAATGTGTACTTTGGGCCAAATCACCCGATGAAACCACATCGTCTGTGTATGACACATCATCTTGTCCTTTCTTATGGACTTCACAAGAAGATGGAGATATATGTCGGTATTGAATTTTGTTTATGCCCTTTCCTTGCACTTAAAGTGCCCAATGTGTCTTTTACCTTATTTTTCTCCAAATGGCTTTTGCAGAGACCCCACAAAGCATATCCAACAGAGCTTGCCCAGTTCCATTCTGCTGATTATGTGGAATTCTTGCACAGGATAACTCCTGATACCCAGCACCTGTATGCAAGTGAATTAACTAGATGTATGAGTGATCACATTCTCTTCTACAAACTACTCTTCTAGGCTTCACCATATTCTCAGTAAACTACATGCCATATATCTTGCTCCTTACGTTGGCTGCTAGTTACATgtttctgtaaaaaaaaacacgtcAAAATTTGGGCAGAACTTGTACATGATGAGTCACAAGAGGGCCATGTGGTTAAGAAATTGTGGTGCACCATATGTGTTTATATGAACAATCGCCAGCGACAGTTGGTCAAACTTGTGTAACATCAGAGTGGCACCAAACCAAACGCCCCCTAAATTACTTACCTGGATCTAAGGTATTGCTATAGCTTAGATCTTCACATGTACAATTAAAATGgaagcatgtacaatgcaaatGGAAACTTAGCATGTCTGCACTTCAATGAAAATTGTCTGGATACTTCCCAAAATATACCTGTTTTACCAAATGGAATTGTATCGAGTATTGAACACATCTCCATGTCTTTGGAGTTTTCTGACTTCAATTCTCTGATTCCTTCATACTTTGTGCCCATTTAACTTTTCTAATCAATGTTCTCAGATAATCTTGGAGAAGACTGCCCGGTATTTGATGATTTGTTTGAGTTCTGCCAAATTTATGCTGGAGGAACTCTAGGTATCATGAAAGTTGTCAATGCTTTTTATTATGCGCTCTCTAAGATGTTCTTTATTGTTTCAGATGCGGCTCGAAGACTAAACCACAAAACATGTGATATTGCTATAAATTGGGCTGGTGGTTTGCATCATGCAAAGAAGTGTGAGGCATCAGGCTTCTGCTACATTAATGACCTGGTTTTGGGAATTCTGGAGCTTCTCAAGTATCATTCCAGGGTTCTCTATATTGACATCGACGTTCATCATGGAGATGGAGTTGAAGAAGCCTTCTATTTCACTGACAGGTTCATGCAAATTTTCCACCATTATTCTTTTGTTGCCACCATTATTTTTTCCAATTTAGTTGCCATCTCTTTCTTCTACCTTGGACAGTCTGATGGTGTGGTTTAGTAATGCCACGGTGTCTTCAAAAgctttagattttttttaatctgattatctatatatttttgtagGGTAATGACTGTAAGTTTCCACAAGTATGGTGACATGTTCTTTCCTGGCACAGGTGATATTAAGGTAATTgacaagctttttttttatgcattttCCTTTAACTCTCAGATTAGTTCGTTGTTAAATTTTGTGTGGTTCATGATGTTGACAGGAGTTAGGCCCTTATCCGTATCTTGGTTTATGTTCACTACTGGACATTAAGTGTTCGGTGTTTCTTGTCTCTTAGGTACTGTGCATGGTAATTTAAGTTCGCATGTCAAATCTCAACTGTTTGTAATAGAAGAGAGTTACCAGAACTAAAGGGGTTTTGTTATAATGTTACTCAAGTTGATAATACTAAAAGTAATTAATAGTTTCAGGAGCAATTGAAGCatactttgttttcttgtttcttctcACTGTCTTCCACCCTCCTAGAAGTGTTTTTTTGGGAGACATCCTCTTAGAAGTTGTAAATAACATTTTATCATTAAACATTGGTTCTTTTACTGTGCAATCTTGGCACGATATTTTATTTACCTAGTATCATATATGGGAATAATGGAGGTTTGTGATCTATATTCGATAACTAGTCGTGCTTAAAAGGGATTGTTTATCATCTAGCCAAGAAGAATCGAAGCCGTTCAGTGGCCAACAAAATTCTCGCGGTTATGCTTAAACTATCACTTGAAGCTTCACTTCGTTGTTTTCGCCATGGGTCATGATGCCTTTCATTTTTTACAATGATGGTGTTTCTGAAGTCTGAACGACTTATTTCCGCAATTCTATTTAATGGAGATATGAATTCTCAAATCAAAATTTCCCCATCAACTGGAGATAGATTGTGTGTAACTTGCAAAATAGAGAAAAGGCAAGGTTCAATATGATCTGAAAATGTGTGTTTCTGGTTATAAGCATGTTGAAAATAGTTGGCACTTACAAAGCTTGCATCCCGCTGACTCGCTTTGCCTTTAAATTGTTGCATATCACGTGCTGTACTGTTGTTAAGTAATGATGAGGCCTTTGATTTTCAAATCTTTTTTATAGCTTTGTTTTGGATGTATGTGCTCTTCATATTGATTTTAGCTGGCTGTCATTTGAAGGACATAGGAGACAGGGAAGGAAAATATTATGCCATCAACATCCCACTTAAAGATGGCATAGATGACACGAGCTTTACTCGGCTTTTTAAAACGGCAAGTTGATTTGCATTGCTTTATGGTTATCCATCTCCTTGTTCTTTTGTCTTATTAAGTTATGTCATATGTTACTTATCATGTAGATTATTGCCAAGGTTGTTGAGACATATCTACCAGGTGCTATTGTTCTTCAATGTGGCGCCGATTCATTGGCACGGGACCGTCTAGGGTGTTTCAATCTTTCCATTGAAGGTTCTGTAGTTCTTAAACCCGATATGTGCTACTTATAGATTTtgtaaaacatttttttagataacTAACCATGTTTAACTTCGTCTGCACTGAATTATTTTATTGCCGTACTTTTCGGAATGTCCTTGCATTAATGGTGTTTGGGGTCCTTTGGACTTTGAACTTTATTATCATTGAGCCTCTGTTGAGTGATATATCTGTTTTCATAAACAGGCCATGCTGAATGCGTAAAGTTTGTCAAGAAATTTAAAATTCCCCTGCTGGTAAGGGAGAAACTGTTCTGTTATAATTCCATTTACTTTTCCTAGGATATCCACTTATGTTGGAACATGCAGGTGACGGGAGGTGGTggatacaccaaagagaacgTAGCACGCTGTTGGGCAGTTGAAACTGGGGTCCTTTTAGACACAGACCTCCCAAATGGTATCTTAGTTCTCTTAGCCCTCTATTGAAGGATTATTAGTAGCTAATGTCCTCTTAgcccttttgttttttagtGACATTAGCTAGTAATAATCCTTTAATAGTAGCAACATTTTTCTTGTATTCTTTTCATTCTTTCTCTTGGTCTCTGAAGGTGAAAACAAATCTGAGGGTTCCCTAATACTCTTtctaatatactccctccgatccatattaattgtctcaaatttgcctaaatatggatgtatctatgcctaaaaagcgtctagatacatgtaatatttcgacaactaatatggatcggagggagtagttttttttaaagcaaTTTTTTCATATATGGTTTATCCATGATGTAGAAGTTTACATTACAATTTCTTTGCAGAGATTCCTGACAATGAATATATTAAGTACTTTGGTCCAGATTATACATTGAAAGTACCAAATTTGAACATGGTATGAACCTTTTTTGATTGATCTTTTCTTTTAATCATGTACCTAGTTGGTGCTATAGTAGTATTTACCTTTATGTACTGTTTGGCGCATCATGCTTTCTATATATTCAGTATCATCCAAAATAGAACTTCCATTTCTTTCTGTAGGGATATATAAATGGCTAATTGCTATGGATCTTCTTATTTGATTAATGGACCAGGACAACTTGAATAGTAAGACCTATCTCAGTTCAATCAAAGTGCAAGTCATGGAGAGTTTGCGGGCCATACAGCATGCACCTGGCGTTCAGATGCAAGAGGTTAGTTTGTTGCGTTTGCATTCACAGGATGAATCATACAAACTGAAACTGGAAACAAGCAGAACAGGAATTATATTATATAATTGGCCATTTTGCAGGTTCCACCTGATTTCTATATCCCTGATTTTGATGAAGATGAGCTGGATCCTGATGAACGTGTTGACCGTAAGTGCTTTACCTCTTGACATGTTTTAGAGTGCTCATATAGATGAGTACTGACTTCATGATTTGTCTGCAAACTCGCAATTCTTCTCGAGAAGCATGTGGGATGCCACAGCGTGAGGATATTTTTTCATGGAAAATGGATCCATTTATCCGTCGTCAATTTTTCTCTATTCTTTCACACTCATCCAGTTCTTCATCTGTATTCGTTTTCTGTCCTGAAATCCTGTCATCGTACATCTTACAAAACTGTGTATTCTGTCTCACAGAGCATACCCAGGACAAGCAGGTTCACCGTGACGACGAGTACTATGAAGGTGACAACGACAATGATCATGACGATGGTGCACACTGAAATCCTCTCCTCTTAGGAGATGTAGTCATGTAGTCA contains:
- the LOC100832825 gene encoding histone deacetylase 9 isoform X2 is translated as MLEKDRISYFYDGDVGNVYFGPNHPMKPHRLCMTHHLVLSYGLHKKMEIYRPHKAYPTELAQFHSADYVEFLHRITPDTQHLYASELTRYNLGEDCPVFDDLFEFCQIYAGGTLDAARRLNHKTCDIAINWAGGLHHAKKCEASGFCYINDLVLGILELLKYHSRVLYIDIDVHHGDGVEEAFYFTDRVMTVSFHKYGDMFFPGTGDIKDIGDREGKYYAINIPLKDGIDDTSFTRLFKTIIAKVVETYLPGAIVLQCGADSLARDRLGCFNLSIEGHAECVKFVKKFKIPLLVTGGGGYTKENVARCWAVETGVLLDTDLPNEIPDNEYIKYFGPDYTLKVPNLNMGYING
- the LOC100832825 gene encoding histone deacetylase 9 isoform X1; protein product: MLEKDRISYFYDGDVGNVYFGPNHPMKPHRLCMTHHLVLSYGLHKKMEIYRPHKAYPTELAQFHSADYVEFLHRITPDTQHLYASELTRYNLGEDCPVFDDLFEFCQIYAGGTLDAARRLNHKTCDIAINWAGGLHHAKKCEASGFCYINDLVLGILELLKYHSRVLYIDIDVHHGDGVEEAFYFTDRVMTVSFHKYGDMFFPGTGDIKDIGDREGKYYAINIPLKDGIDDTSFTRLFKTIIAKVVETYLPGAIVLQCGADSLARDRLGCFNLSIEGHAECVKFVKKFKIPLLVTGGGGYTKENVARCWAVETGVLLDTDLPNEIPDNEYIKYFGPDYTLKVPNLNMDNLNSKTYLSSIKVQVMESLRAIQHAPGVQMQEVPPDFYIPDFDEDELDPDERVDQHTQDKQVHRDDEYYEGDNDNDHDDGAH